In Bos indicus isolate NIAB-ARS_2022 breed Sahiwal x Tharparkar chromosome 19, NIAB-ARS_B.indTharparkar_mat_pri_1.0, whole genome shotgun sequence, the following proteins share a genomic window:
- the CLTC gene encoding clathrin heavy chain 1 isoform X3, protein MAQILPIRFQEHLQLQNLGINPANIGFSTLTMESDKFICIREKVGEQAQVVIIDMNDPSNPIRRPISADSAIMNPASKVIALKAGKTLQIFNIEMKSKMKAHTMTDDVTFWKWISLNTVALVTDNAVYHWSMEGESQPVKMFDRHSSLAGCQIINYRTDAKQKWLLLTGISAQQNRVVGAMQLYSVDRKVSQPIEGHAASFAQFKMEGNAEESTLFCFAVRGQAGGKLHIIEVGTPPTGNQPFPKKAVDVFFPPEAQNDFPVAMQISEKHDVVFLITKYGYIHLYDLETGTCIYMNRISGETIFVTAPHEATAGIIGVNRKGQVLSVCVEEENIIPYITNVLQNPDLALRMAVRNNLAGAEELFARKFNALFAQGNYSEAAKVAANAPKGILRTPDTIRRFQSVPAQPGQTSPLLQYFGILLDQGQLNKYESLELCRPVLQQGRKQLLEKWLKEDKLECSEELGDLVKSVDPTLALSVYLRANVPNKVIQCFAETGQVQKIVLYAKKVGYTPDWIFLLRNVMRISPDQGQQFAQMLVQDEEPLADITQIVDVFMEYNLIQQCTAFLLDALKNNRPSEGPLQTRLLEMNLMHAPQVADAILGNQMFTHYDRAHIAQLCEKAGLLQRALEHFTDLYDIKRAVVHTHLLNPEWLVNYFGSLSVEDSLECLRAMLSANIRQNLQICVQVASKYHEQLSTQSLIELFESFKSFEGLFYFLGSIVNFSQDPDVHFKYIQAACKTGQIKEVERICRESNCYDPERVKNFLKEAKLTDQLPLIIVCDRFDFVHDLVLYLYRNNLQKYIEIYVQKVNPSRLPVVIGGLLDVDCSEDVIKNLILVVRGQFSTDELVAEVEKRNRLKLLLPWLEARIHEGCEEPATHNALAKIYIDSNNNPERFLRENPYYDSRVVGKYCEKRDPHLACVAYERGQCDLELINVCNENSLFKSLSRYLVRRKDPELWGSVLLESNPYRRPLIDQVVQTALSETQDPEEVSVTVKAFMTADLPNELIELLEKIVLDNSVFSEHRNLQNLLILTAIKADRTRVMEYINRLDNYDAPDIANIAISNELFEEAFAIFRKFDVNTSAVQVLIEHIGNLDRAYEFAERCNEPAVWSQLAKAQLQKGMVKEAIDSYIKADDPSSYMEVVQAANTSGNWEELVKYLQMARKKARESYVETELIFALAKTNRLAELEEFINGPNNAHIQQVGDRCYDEKMYDAAKLLYNNVSNFGRLASTLVHLGEYQAAVDGARKANSTRTWKEVCFACVDGKEFRLAQMCGLHIVVHADELEELINYYQDRGYFEELITMLEAALGLERAHMGMFTELAILYSKFKPQKMREHLELFWSRVNIPKVLRAAEQAHLWAELVFLYDKYEEYDNAIITMMNHPTDAWKEGQFKDIITKVANVELYYRAIQFYLEFKPLLLNDLLMVLSPRLDHTRAVNYFSKVKQLPLVKPYLRSVQNHNNKSVNESLNNLFITEEDYQALRTSIDAYDNFDNISLAQRLEKHELIEFRRIAAYLFKGNNRWKQSVELCKKDSLYKDAMQYASESKDTELAEELLQWFLQEEKRECFGACLFTCYDLLRPDVVLETAWRHNIMDFAMPYFIQVMKEYLTKVDAIKEKVDKLDASESLRKEEEQATETQPIVYAQDNSLTRPSI, encoded by the exons ATCTCTTTGAATACGGTTGCTCTTGTTACGGATAATGCAGTTTATCATTGGAGTATGGAAGGAGAGTCGCAGCCGGTGAAAATGTTTGATCGCCACTCTAGCCTCGCAGGGTGCCAGATTATCAATTATCGAACTGATGCAAAGCAAAAGTGGTTACTTCTGACTGGCATATCTGCACAG CAAAATCGTGTGGTGGGAGCTATGCAGTTGTATTCTGTAGATAGGAAAGTGTCTCAGCCCATTGAGGGACACGCGGCTAGCTTCGCACAATTCAAGATGGAAGGCAATGCAGAAGAGTCAAcgttgttttgttttgcagtaCGGGGTCAAGCGGGAGGGAAG TTACATATCATTGAAGTTGGCACACCACCAACAGGGAACCAACCATTTCCAAAGAAGGCAGTGGATGTTTTCTTTCCTCCAGAAGCACAAAATGACTTTCCTGTTGCAATGCAG ATCAGTGAAAAGCATGATGTAGTATTCTTGATTACGAAGTATGGTTACATCCACCTCTATGACCTTGAGACTGGTACCTGCATCTACATGAATAGAATCAGTGGAGAAACGATCTTTGTCACTGCACCTCATGAAGCCACGGCTGGAATAATTGGAGTAAACAGAAAGGGACAG GTTCTCTCAGTATGTGtggaagaagaaaacataatCCCTTATATCACCAATGTCCTACAAAATCCTGATTTGGCTCTGAGAATGGCTGTACGTAACAACTTAGCTGGTGCTGAAGAACTCTTTGCCCGGAAATTTAATGCTCTTTTTGCCCAGGGAAATTACTCAGAGGCAGCAAAGGTGGCCGCTAATGCACCAAAG gGAATTCTTCGTACCCCAGACACCATCCGTCGGTTCCAGAGTGTTCCAGCTCAGCCAGGTCAAACTTCACCCCTACTTCAGTACTTTGGAATCCTTTTGGACCAGGGCCAGCTAAACAAATATGAATCCTTAGAACTGTGTAGGCCTGTACTTCAGCAGGGGCGGAAACAGCTTTTGGAGAAATGGTTAAAAGAAGATAAG CTGGAATGTTCTGAAGAACTGGGAGACCTTGTGAAATCTGTGGACCCTACATTGGCGCTTAGTGTGTACTTAAGGGCTAACgttccaaataaagtcattcaGTGCTTTGCAGAAACAGGTCAAGTCCAGAAGATTGTTTTATATGCTAAAAAA gtTGGATATACTCCAGACTGGATCTTTCTGCTGAGAAATGTTATGCGTATCAGTCCAGATCAGGGGCAGCAGTTTGCTCAAATGTTAGTTCAGGATGAAGAACCTCTTGCTGATATCACCCAg ATTGTCGATGTGTTTATGGAATACAATCTAATTCAGCAGTGTACTGCATTCTTGCTTGATGCCCTGAAGAATAATCGCCCATCTGAAGGTCCTTTACAGACGAGGTTGCTTGAGATGAACCTTATGCATGCACCTCAG GTCGCAGATGCTATTCTAGGCAATCAGATGTTCACGCATTATGACCGGGCTCATATCGCTCAGCTGTGTGAAAAGGCTGGCCTCTTGCAGCGTGCGTTAGAACACTTCACTGACTTATATGATATAAAGCGTGCAGTCGTTCACACGCATCTTCTTAACCCTGAG TGGTTAGTGAATTACTTTGGGTCCTTATCAGTGGAAGACTCCCTAGAATGCCTCAGGGCCATGCTGTCTGCCAATATTCGTCAGAATCTACAGATCTGTGTACAGGTGGCTTCTAAGTATCATGAACAACTGTCCACTCAGTCTCTGATTGAACTTTTTGAATCTTTCAAGAGTTTTGAAG gtcttttttattttctgggatCCATTGTTAACTTTAGTCAAGACCCAGAtgtgcactttaaatatattcaggCAGCTTGCAAGACTGGGCAGATCAAAGAAGTAGAAAGAATCTGCAGAGAAAGCAACTGCTATGATCCTGAGCGAGTCAAGAATTTTCTCAAG gaaGCGAAGCTAACAGATCAGTTACCACTTATCATTGTGTGCGACCGATTTGACTTTGTCCATGATTTGGTGCTCTATTTATATAGAAATAATCTTCAgaagtatatagaaatatatgtacAGAAG GTGAATCCAAGTCGACTGCCTGTGGTTATTGGGGGATTACTTGATGTTGATTGCTCTGAAGATGTCATTAAAAACTTGATTCTTGTTGTAAGAGGTCAATTCTCTACTGATGAGCTTGTTGCTGAGgttgaaaaaagaaacag ATTGAAACTGCTTCTGCCTTGGCTGGAGGCCAGAATTCATGAGGGCTGTGAAGAGCCTGCTACTCATAATGCATTAGCCAAAATCTACATAGACAGTAATAACAATCCAGAGCGGTTTCTTCGGGAAAATCCTTACTATGACAGTCGTGTTGTTGGAAAGTATTGTGAGAAGAGAGATCCGCATCTGGCCTGTGTTGCTTACGAGCGTGGCCAGTGTGATCTGGAGCTTATCAAT gTCTGCAATGAGAATTCCCTCTTCAAAAGTCTGTCTCGCTATCTGGTACGGCGGAAGGACCCAGAATTGTGGGGTAGTGTGCTGCTGGAAAGCAATCCTTACAGGAGACCCCTCATTGATCAG GTTGTACAGACAGCCTTGTCTGAAACTCAGGACCCCGAGGAAGTGTCAGTAACTGTCAAGGCCTTTATGACTGCAGACCTTCCTAATGAACTCATTGAACTGCTGGAGAAAATAGTCCTTGATAACTCTGTATTCAGTGAACACAG GAACCTGCAAAACCTCCTCATCCTCACTGCAATCAAGGCTGACCGTACACGTGTTATGGAGTACATTAACCGCCTGGATAATTATGATGCCCCAGATATTGCCAACATCGCCATCAGCAATGAGCTCTTTGAAGAAGCATTTGCCATTTTCCGGAAATTTGATGTCAATACCTCAGCAGTGCAG GTCTTGATCGAACATATTGGAAACTTGGATCGGGCATATGAGTTTGCTGAACGCTGCAATGAACCGGCAGTCTGGAGTCAGCTCGCAAAAGCTCAGTTGCAGAAAGGAATGGTGAAAGAAGCCATTGATTCTTATATCAAAGCAGATGATCCTTCATCATACATGGAAGTTGTTCAGGCCGCCAATACTAGTG GAAACTGGGAAGAGCTGGTGAAGTACTTGCAGATGGCCCGCAAGAAGGCTCGTGAGTCCTATGTGGAGACAGAATTGATCTTTGCGCTGGCTAAAACAAACCGCCTAGCAGAGTTGGAAGAGTTCATCAATGGGCCAAATAATGCTCATATCCAGCAA gTTGGTGACCGTTGTTATGATGAAAAAATGTATGATGCTGCTAAGTTGTTGTACAATAATGTTTCCAATTTTGGACGCTTGGCATCCACCCTGGTTCACCTGGGTGAATATCAGGCAGCTGTTGATGGAGCTAGGAAAGCCAACAGTACCCGAACATGGAAAGAG gtCTGCTTTGCCTGTGTAGATGGGAAGGAGTTCCGTCTCGCTCAGATGTGTGGGCTTCATATTGTAGTACATGCAGACGAGTTGGAGGAACTTATCAACTACTATCAG gATCGTGGGTATTTTGAAGAGCTGATAACCATGTTGGAAGCAGCACTGGGACTTGAGCGAGCTCACATGGGGATGTTCACCGAATTAGCTATTCTGTATTCTAAGTTTAAGCCACAGAAAATGAGGGAGCACCTGGAGCTGTTCTGGTCCAGAGTGAATATTCCTAAG GTGCTAAGAGCTGCAGAACAAGCCCATCTTTGGGCAGAATTGGTGTTTTTGTATGACAAATACGAAGAATATGATAATGCCATAATTACCATGATGAATCATCCTACTGATGCATGGAAAGAAGGGCAGTTCAAAGACATCATTACCAAG GTTGCCAATGTGGAGCTATACTACAGAGCAATACAATTCTACTTAGAATTCAAGCCACTGTTGTTAAATGATTTGCTGATGGTGCTGTCTCCACGGTTGGACCATACTCGTGCAGTCAATTATTTCAGCaag GTTAAACAGCTACCGCTGGTGAAACCCTATTTGCGTTCAGTTCAGAACCACAACAACAAATCTGTGAATGAGTCACTGAACAACCTCTTTATTACAGAAGAAGATTATCAG gctcTGAGAACATCGATAGATGCTTATGACAACTTTGACAATATCTCACTTGCTCAGCGTTTGGAAAAGCATGAACTCATTGAGTTCAGAAGAATTGCTGCTTACCTCTTCAAAGGCAATAATCGCTGGAAACAGAGTGTAGAGCTGTGCAAGAAAGATAGCCTGTACAAG GATGCAATGCAGTATGCCTCTGAATCTAAAGATACTGAATTGGCTGAAGAGCTCTTACAGTGGTTTttgcaggaagaaaaaagagagtgcTTTGGAGCATGTCTCTTTACTTGTTATGATCTTTTAAGGCCAGATGTTGTCCTGGAAACTGCATGGAGGCACAATATCATGGATTTTGCCATGCCCTACTTCATCCAAGTCATGAAGGAATACTTGACAAAG GTTGATGCAATAAAGGAAAAG GTGGATAAATTAGATGCTTCAGAATCactgagaaaagaggaagaacaaGCTACGGAGACACAACCTATTGTTTATG cccaaGATAACTCTCTAACCAGGCCAAGTATATGA
- the CLTC gene encoding clathrin heavy chain 1 isoform X1: MAQILPIRFQEHLQLQNLGINPANIGFSTLTMESDKFICIREKVGEQAQVVIIDMNDPSNPIRRPISADSAIMNPASKVIALKAGKTLQIFNIEMKSKMKAHTMTDDVTFWKWISLNTVALVTDNAVYHWSMEGESQPVKMFDRHSSLAGCQIINYRTDAKQKWLLLTGISAQQNRVVGAMQLYSVDRKVSQPIEGHAASFAQFKMEGNAEESTLFCFAVRGQAGGKLHIIEVGTPPTGNQPFPKKAVDVFFPPEAQNDFPVAMQISEKHDVVFLITKYGYIHLYDLETGTCIYMNRISGETIFVTAPHEATAGIIGVNRKGQVLSVCVEEENIIPYITNVLQNPDLALRMAVRNNLAGAEELFARKFNALFAQGNYSEAAKVAANAPKGILRTPDTIRRFQSVPAQPGQTSPLLQYFGILLDQGQLNKYESLELCRPVLQQGRKQLLEKWLKEDKLECSEELGDLVKSVDPTLALSVYLRANVPNKVIQCFAETGQVQKIVLYAKKVGYTPDWIFLLRNVMRISPDQGQQFAQMLVQDEEPLADITQIVDVFMEYNLIQQCTAFLLDALKNNRPSEGPLQTRLLEMNLMHAPQVADAILGNQMFTHYDRAHIAQLCEKAGLLQRALEHFTDLYDIKRAVVHTHLLNPEWLVNYFGSLSVEDSLECLRAMLSANIRQNLQICVQVASKYHEQLSTQSLIELFESFKSFEGLFYFLGSIVNFSQDPDVHFKYIQAACKTGQIKEVERICRESNCYDPERVKNFLKEAKLTDQLPLIIVCDRFDFVHDLVLYLYRNNLQKYIEIYVQKVNPSRLPVVIGGLLDVDCSEDVIKNLILVVRGQFSTDELVAEVEKRNRLKLLLPWLEARIHEGCEEPATHNALAKIYIDSNNNPERFLRENPYYDSRVVGKYCEKRDPHLACVAYERGQCDLELINVCNENSLFKSLSRYLVRRKDPELWGSVLLESNPYRRPLIDQVVQTALSETQDPEEVSVTVKAFMTADLPNELIELLEKIVLDNSVFSEHRNLQNLLILTAIKADRTRVMEYINRLDNYDAPDIANIAISNELFEEAFAIFRKFDVNTSAVQVLIEHIGNLDRAYEFAERCNEPAVWSQLAKAQLQKGMVKEAIDSYIKADDPSSYMEVVQAANTSGNWEELVKYLQMARKKARESYVETELIFALAKTNRLAELEEFINGPNNAHIQQVGDRCYDEKMYDAAKLLYNNVSNFGRLASTLVHLGEYQAAVDGARKANSTRTWKEVCFACVDGKEFRLAQMCGLHIVVHADELEELINYYQDRGYFEELITMLEAALGLERAHMGMFTELAILYSKFKPQKMREHLELFWSRVNIPKVLRAAEQAHLWAELVFLYDKYEEYDNAIITMMNHPTDAWKEGQFKDIITKVANVELYYRAIQFYLEFKPLLLNDLLMVLSPRLDHTRAVNYFSKVKQLPLVKPYLRSVQNHNNKSVNESLNNLFITEEDYQALRTSIDAYDNFDNISLAQRLEKHELIEFRRIAAYLFKGNNRWKQSVELCKKDSLYKDAMQYASESKDTELAEELLQWFLQEEKRECFGACLFTCYDLLRPDVVLETAWRHNIMDFAMPYFIQVMKEYLTKVDAIKEKVDKLDASESLRKEEEQATETQPIVYGQPQLMLTAGPSVAVPPQAPFGYGYTAPAYGQPQPGFGYSM; this comes from the exons ATCTCTTTGAATACGGTTGCTCTTGTTACGGATAATGCAGTTTATCATTGGAGTATGGAAGGAGAGTCGCAGCCGGTGAAAATGTTTGATCGCCACTCTAGCCTCGCAGGGTGCCAGATTATCAATTATCGAACTGATGCAAAGCAAAAGTGGTTACTTCTGACTGGCATATCTGCACAG CAAAATCGTGTGGTGGGAGCTATGCAGTTGTATTCTGTAGATAGGAAAGTGTCTCAGCCCATTGAGGGACACGCGGCTAGCTTCGCACAATTCAAGATGGAAGGCAATGCAGAAGAGTCAAcgttgttttgttttgcagtaCGGGGTCAAGCGGGAGGGAAG TTACATATCATTGAAGTTGGCACACCACCAACAGGGAACCAACCATTTCCAAAGAAGGCAGTGGATGTTTTCTTTCCTCCAGAAGCACAAAATGACTTTCCTGTTGCAATGCAG ATCAGTGAAAAGCATGATGTAGTATTCTTGATTACGAAGTATGGTTACATCCACCTCTATGACCTTGAGACTGGTACCTGCATCTACATGAATAGAATCAGTGGAGAAACGATCTTTGTCACTGCACCTCATGAAGCCACGGCTGGAATAATTGGAGTAAACAGAAAGGGACAG GTTCTCTCAGTATGTGtggaagaagaaaacataatCCCTTATATCACCAATGTCCTACAAAATCCTGATTTGGCTCTGAGAATGGCTGTACGTAACAACTTAGCTGGTGCTGAAGAACTCTTTGCCCGGAAATTTAATGCTCTTTTTGCCCAGGGAAATTACTCAGAGGCAGCAAAGGTGGCCGCTAATGCACCAAAG gGAATTCTTCGTACCCCAGACACCATCCGTCGGTTCCAGAGTGTTCCAGCTCAGCCAGGTCAAACTTCACCCCTACTTCAGTACTTTGGAATCCTTTTGGACCAGGGCCAGCTAAACAAATATGAATCCTTAGAACTGTGTAGGCCTGTACTTCAGCAGGGGCGGAAACAGCTTTTGGAGAAATGGTTAAAAGAAGATAAG CTGGAATGTTCTGAAGAACTGGGAGACCTTGTGAAATCTGTGGACCCTACATTGGCGCTTAGTGTGTACTTAAGGGCTAACgttccaaataaagtcattcaGTGCTTTGCAGAAACAGGTCAAGTCCAGAAGATTGTTTTATATGCTAAAAAA gtTGGATATACTCCAGACTGGATCTTTCTGCTGAGAAATGTTATGCGTATCAGTCCAGATCAGGGGCAGCAGTTTGCTCAAATGTTAGTTCAGGATGAAGAACCTCTTGCTGATATCACCCAg ATTGTCGATGTGTTTATGGAATACAATCTAATTCAGCAGTGTACTGCATTCTTGCTTGATGCCCTGAAGAATAATCGCCCATCTGAAGGTCCTTTACAGACGAGGTTGCTTGAGATGAACCTTATGCATGCACCTCAG GTCGCAGATGCTATTCTAGGCAATCAGATGTTCACGCATTATGACCGGGCTCATATCGCTCAGCTGTGTGAAAAGGCTGGCCTCTTGCAGCGTGCGTTAGAACACTTCACTGACTTATATGATATAAAGCGTGCAGTCGTTCACACGCATCTTCTTAACCCTGAG TGGTTAGTGAATTACTTTGGGTCCTTATCAGTGGAAGACTCCCTAGAATGCCTCAGGGCCATGCTGTCTGCCAATATTCGTCAGAATCTACAGATCTGTGTACAGGTGGCTTCTAAGTATCATGAACAACTGTCCACTCAGTCTCTGATTGAACTTTTTGAATCTTTCAAGAGTTTTGAAG gtcttttttattttctgggatCCATTGTTAACTTTAGTCAAGACCCAGAtgtgcactttaaatatattcaggCAGCTTGCAAGACTGGGCAGATCAAAGAAGTAGAAAGAATCTGCAGAGAAAGCAACTGCTATGATCCTGAGCGAGTCAAGAATTTTCTCAAG gaaGCGAAGCTAACAGATCAGTTACCACTTATCATTGTGTGCGACCGATTTGACTTTGTCCATGATTTGGTGCTCTATTTATATAGAAATAATCTTCAgaagtatatagaaatatatgtacAGAAG GTGAATCCAAGTCGACTGCCTGTGGTTATTGGGGGATTACTTGATGTTGATTGCTCTGAAGATGTCATTAAAAACTTGATTCTTGTTGTAAGAGGTCAATTCTCTACTGATGAGCTTGTTGCTGAGgttgaaaaaagaaacag ATTGAAACTGCTTCTGCCTTGGCTGGAGGCCAGAATTCATGAGGGCTGTGAAGAGCCTGCTACTCATAATGCATTAGCCAAAATCTACATAGACAGTAATAACAATCCAGAGCGGTTTCTTCGGGAAAATCCTTACTATGACAGTCGTGTTGTTGGAAAGTATTGTGAGAAGAGAGATCCGCATCTGGCCTGTGTTGCTTACGAGCGTGGCCAGTGTGATCTGGAGCTTATCAAT gTCTGCAATGAGAATTCCCTCTTCAAAAGTCTGTCTCGCTATCTGGTACGGCGGAAGGACCCAGAATTGTGGGGTAGTGTGCTGCTGGAAAGCAATCCTTACAGGAGACCCCTCATTGATCAG GTTGTACAGACAGCCTTGTCTGAAACTCAGGACCCCGAGGAAGTGTCAGTAACTGTCAAGGCCTTTATGACTGCAGACCTTCCTAATGAACTCATTGAACTGCTGGAGAAAATAGTCCTTGATAACTCTGTATTCAGTGAACACAG GAACCTGCAAAACCTCCTCATCCTCACTGCAATCAAGGCTGACCGTACACGTGTTATGGAGTACATTAACCGCCTGGATAATTATGATGCCCCAGATATTGCCAACATCGCCATCAGCAATGAGCTCTTTGAAGAAGCATTTGCCATTTTCCGGAAATTTGATGTCAATACCTCAGCAGTGCAG GTCTTGATCGAACATATTGGAAACTTGGATCGGGCATATGAGTTTGCTGAACGCTGCAATGAACCGGCAGTCTGGAGTCAGCTCGCAAAAGCTCAGTTGCAGAAAGGAATGGTGAAAGAAGCCATTGATTCTTATATCAAAGCAGATGATCCTTCATCATACATGGAAGTTGTTCAGGCCGCCAATACTAGTG GAAACTGGGAAGAGCTGGTGAAGTACTTGCAGATGGCCCGCAAGAAGGCTCGTGAGTCCTATGTGGAGACAGAATTGATCTTTGCGCTGGCTAAAACAAACCGCCTAGCAGAGTTGGAAGAGTTCATCAATGGGCCAAATAATGCTCATATCCAGCAA gTTGGTGACCGTTGTTATGATGAAAAAATGTATGATGCTGCTAAGTTGTTGTACAATAATGTTTCCAATTTTGGACGCTTGGCATCCACCCTGGTTCACCTGGGTGAATATCAGGCAGCTGTTGATGGAGCTAGGAAAGCCAACAGTACCCGAACATGGAAAGAG gtCTGCTTTGCCTGTGTAGATGGGAAGGAGTTCCGTCTCGCTCAGATGTGTGGGCTTCATATTGTAGTACATGCAGACGAGTTGGAGGAACTTATCAACTACTATCAG gATCGTGGGTATTTTGAAGAGCTGATAACCATGTTGGAAGCAGCACTGGGACTTGAGCGAGCTCACATGGGGATGTTCACCGAATTAGCTATTCTGTATTCTAAGTTTAAGCCACAGAAAATGAGGGAGCACCTGGAGCTGTTCTGGTCCAGAGTGAATATTCCTAAG GTGCTAAGAGCTGCAGAACAAGCCCATCTTTGGGCAGAATTGGTGTTTTTGTATGACAAATACGAAGAATATGATAATGCCATAATTACCATGATGAATCATCCTACTGATGCATGGAAAGAAGGGCAGTTCAAAGACATCATTACCAAG GTTGCCAATGTGGAGCTATACTACAGAGCAATACAATTCTACTTAGAATTCAAGCCACTGTTGTTAAATGATTTGCTGATGGTGCTGTCTCCACGGTTGGACCATACTCGTGCAGTCAATTATTTCAGCaag GTTAAACAGCTACCGCTGGTGAAACCCTATTTGCGTTCAGTTCAGAACCACAACAACAAATCTGTGAATGAGTCACTGAACAACCTCTTTATTACAGAAGAAGATTATCAG gctcTGAGAACATCGATAGATGCTTATGACAACTTTGACAATATCTCACTTGCTCAGCGTTTGGAAAAGCATGAACTCATTGAGTTCAGAAGAATTGCTGCTTACCTCTTCAAAGGCAATAATCGCTGGAAACAGAGTGTAGAGCTGTGCAAGAAAGATAGCCTGTACAAG GATGCAATGCAGTATGCCTCTGAATCTAAAGATACTGAATTGGCTGAAGAGCTCTTACAGTGGTTTttgcaggaagaaaaaagagagtgcTTTGGAGCATGTCTCTTTACTTGTTATGATCTTTTAAGGCCAGATGTTGTCCTGGAAACTGCATGGAGGCACAATATCATGGATTTTGCCATGCCCTACTTCATCCAAGTCATGAAGGAATACTTGACAAAG GTTGATGCAATAAAGGAAAAG GTGGATAAATTAGATGCTTCAGAATCactgagaaaagaggaagaacaaGCTACGGAGACACAACCTATTGTTTATG GTCAGCCCCAGCTGATGCTGACAGCAGGACCCAGCGTTGCAGTCCCTCCCCAGGCGCCGTTTGGCTATGGTTACACTGCACCAGCCTACGGGCAGCCTCAGCCTGGCTTTGGGTACAGCATGTGA